The Solanum lycopersicum chromosome 9, SLM_r2.1 genome window below encodes:
- the LOC101253422 gene encoding glutathione S-transferase PARB, giving the protein MAIKVHGIPLSTATMRVISCLIEKDLDFEFVFVDMAKEEHKRHPFLSLNPFAQVPAFEDGDLKLFESRAITQYIAHVYASNGIQLILQDPMKMAIMSVWMEVEGQKFEPPASKLTWELVIKPMIGLGSTDDVIVKESEEQLSKVLDIYETRLTESKYLGGDSFTLVDLHHIPNIYHLMNTKAKALFDSRPRVSVWCADIMARPAWVKGLEKMQK; this is encoded by the exons ATGGCAATCAAAGTCCATGGTATCCCCTTGTCAACTGCAACCATGAGAGTTATTTCTTGCCTTATTGAGAAGGATTTGGATTTTGAGTTTGTCTTTGTTGATATGGCCAAAGAAGAACACAAGAGGCACCCTTTCCTTTCACTCAAT CCTTTTGCTCAAGTACCAGCATTTGAAGATGGGGACTTGAAGCTCTTTG AATCAAGGGCAATCACTCAATACATTGCTCATGTTTATGCTAGCAATGGCATTCAACTAATACTCCAAGATCCAATGAAAATGGCCATTATGTCAGTATGGATGGAAGTAGAAGGCCAAAAATTTGAACCACCAGCTTCAAAATTAACATGGGAGCTAGTCATAAAACCAATGATTGGCTTGGGCAGTACCGATGATGTTATTGTGAAGGAAAGTGAAGAACAATTGTCTAAGGTTCTTGACATCTACGAAACTCGATTGACAGAGTCAAAATACTTGGGTGGCGACTCCTTTACACTTGTTGATTTGCATCATATACCAAATATATACCACCTGATGAATACAAAAGCTAAGGCACTGTTTGATTCGCGCCCTCGTGTGAGTGTATGGTGTGCTGATATAATGGCTAGGCCAGCTTGGGTGAAGGGGTTGGAGAAGatgcaaaaatga